One window of the Rosa rugosa chromosome 3, drRosRugo1.1, whole genome shotgun sequence genome contains the following:
- the LOC133741434 gene encoding 2-hydroxyisoflavanone dehydratase-like, with amino-acid sequence MDSNNNEIIHDFPPFFKVFKDGTIERYMPLHGHVPAGLDPTTGVQSKDVVVSPETGVKARIFIPKINGGSQKLPLLVHYHGGGFCMGSPFGEIGKKFLSSLVFKANIILVSVDYRLAPEHPLPIAYDDSLAALHWIASHSNRQGPEAWLNEYADLDRVFLGGESAGANIAHYVAVQAGVNVPVGLNIVGLVMVHPFFGGKECDKMYQFLSSTSSGCDDDPKLNPAADPNLVKLPCGKVLVCVAEKDWLRNRGVSYHETLEKLKGEGFAELFETKGEDHCFHLFNPNADKAGHLLQKVVDFFNI; translated from the coding sequence ATGGATTCAAACAATAATGAAATAATCCATGACTTCCCACCATTCTTCAAAGTCTTCAAAGATGGTACCATAGAGCGGTACATGCCACTCCATGGCCACGTTCCGGCGGGACTCGACCCAACAACCGGAGTCCAATCCAAAGACGTGGTGGTGTCGCCTGAAACCGGAGTAAAGGCTCGTATTTTCATCCCCAAAATCAACGGCGGAAGTCAGAAGTTGCCCCTTTTAGTCCATTACCACGGTGGAGGCTTCTGCATGGGATCACCCTTCGGGGAAATTGGAAAGAAGTTCCTTTCGTCTCTAGTATTCAAAGCCAACATCATTTTAGTTTCTGTTGACTACAGGCTAGCCCCAGAGCATCCTCTACCAATTGCCTACGACGATTCCTTAGCCGCTTTGCACTGGATCGCTTCCCACTCTAATAGACAAGGGCCTGAAGCTTGGCTCAATGAGTATGCAGATCTGGACAGGGTTTTCTTGGGCGGTGAGAGTGCTGGAGCCAACATCGCTCATTATGTTGCGGTCCAAGCTGGGGTTAATGTTCCAGTGGGGTTGAACATTGTTGGCTTAGTTATGGTGCATCCTTTCTTTGGAGGTAAAGAGTGTGACAAGATGTATCAGTTTTTAAGCTCAACGAGTTCAGGGTGCGATGATGATCCGAAACTGAACCCGGCAGCGGATCCGAACTTGGTGAAATTGCCATGTGGGAAGGTGTTGGTTTGTGTTGCGGAGAAAGATTGGCTGAGAAATAGAGGAGTGAGCTACCATGAGACTCTAGAGAAACTGAAAGGGGAAGGGTTTGCGGAGTTGTTTGAGACAAAAGGAGAGGACCATTGCTTTCATTTGTTCAACCCCAATGCCGACAAGGCTGGCCATCTGCTGCAAAAAGTGGTTGATTTCTTCAATATCTGA